The following proteins are co-located in the Gigantopelta aegis isolate Gae_Host chromosome 5, Gae_host_genome, whole genome shotgun sequence genome:
- the LOC121372952 gene encoding uncharacterized protein LOC121372952, with the protein MCKPLMSAPFRLQIMILKVKGYDLKVEYIPGKTQFIADTLSRASLDETPPEDDRELKVNMLQRLSVSQSRDVEFQQKTSNELHELYAIIQSGWPDTKQQVPHAVRQFWDARDELAVLDGVIYRVMRIVVPPTMRTAMLNLIHETYMGIVKTKQRAREILYWPSRTAQIEEKVSDCAICHDYAAAQQKEPLIPSQAPDLPWVEVASDIFMFNGDNYILSIDYYSKYIEVTLLKRHVRT; encoded by the coding sequence ATGTGCAAGCCTCTGATGTCTGCTCCTTTTCGTCTTCAGATAATGATCCTAAAAGTAAAAGGATATGACCTAAAGGTGGAATATATTCCAGGAAAGACACAGTTTATTGCTGATACTCTCAGCAGAGCTAGTCTTGATGAAACGCCACCGGAAGATGACAGAGAGCTAAAGGTGAACATGCTACAACGGTTGTCGGTGTCACAGTCCAGAGATGTTGAATTCCAACAAAAAACTTCAAATGAACTTCATGAATTGTATGCAATAATCCAGTCAGGATGGCCAGACACTAAACAACAGGTACCACATGCTGTTAGACAATTTTGGGATGCACGAGATGAATTAGCAGTGCTTGATGGTGTGATATACAGAGTGATGAGAATAGTAGTGCCACCAACAATGCGAACAGCCATGTTAAACCTGATTCATGAAACATATATGGGgattgtgaaaacaaaacaaagagcaAGAGAAATCTTATACTGGCCAAGCAGGACTGCTCAGATAGAGGAAAAAGTGTCAGATTGTGCAATTTGTCATGACTATGCTGCAGCACAGCAGAAAGAACCATTAATTCCGAGCCAAGCGCCAGACTTACCTTGGGTTGAAGTTGCATCGGACATCTTTATGTTCAATGGAGACAATTACATTCTTTCCATTGACTATTACTCCAAGTACATTGAAGTCACACTACTCAAAAGACATGTCCGTACATGA